Below is a window of Lacrimispora xylanolytica DNA.
GTCCAGGAGCGAAATGAGAGGAAATCACAGATTTTAAATAAGCTGTCTGAAACCGGTAAAGTAGGAACCCTCCCATACCGTGTATATTATTTCTCCCGAAACCTAGAGCACGTGTTTCATGACAGAAATGGTAATCTTTCCGATGAAGAGAAGGTGAACTTTGCAGATTCCTTTGCAGACCATTACCTTACGGATCCGAAAGGGTTTATATCCTTTTTATCAAACAGTGATTTTACGGTGCCAGGGGATTATAACGATACCTGGACATTCATTGGAAAAGGCTTAAATTCCCTTCATCGCCACAGCAACTTTCACTTATTATTTCAGTCCATGGTATTGTAAACGCATATGCCATTTAAAAAGGTCTGGCAAACAGAAACGTTTGATATTCGTTCCGAATGGCATTTGCGGATATCCTCAGATAGTACAGTAAAATCTGCTGCCATTCCAGGCAGGAGCGTTCCTTTTTCTTCTTCCTCAAAGCTGGCTTTTGCTCCCATGGCTGTAAAGGTATGAAGAGCTTCTTCCACTGTAAGGGACTGTTCCGGTAAAAAGGTCTTTCTTCCATCTAATGTAGTTCTTGTGACCGCGCACTGAATGCCTGCCAGCACATCTCCATGCTCCACCGGAGCATCAGAGCCATTGGATACCGTAACGCCCATATCCAATAAGGTCTTAAATGCATAGGTGCTGGCAGCCCGTTCCCTTCCTACACGACTCTCAACAATATGATTATCATGATCCATAAATATGGTCTGCACATAGGCATGGAGATTCCACTCCTTTAAGGTTTTAATCAGCTCTGGCGTGGTTATTTGGCAATGAACGATTCCATGGCGCATGGGATTGTCCTTCTTTCCTTTAAGTGCCTTTATAATGGACTTTGTGGTCATTTTCATGGCCTTGTCTCCAATGGTATGAACAGCCACCTGCATTCCATGAGAGGCTCCGTAGCTTATCCTTTGATCTAACTCCTCTTGACTGTAGATAGAGATACCGCAGTTATCAGGGTGTTCTATATCATCAGCATATGGAGTTTCTAACGAGGCTGTTCTTGCTCCAAGGGAGCCATCTTCAATTATCTTTAAAGGGCCTATGGTGAAAAACTCACTGCCTTTTCCGGTCCTATATCCACTGCCTAAAAAATCATCCAACTCTTTTTGATCTAGCAGGAGGCACTGTTCATATACCTTTACGGTCAGCCGTCCCTCTTTCTCCAGTTCCTCATAGGCTTCTATCACCGTCTTATATGAAAGTCCGGGAAAGGCACCAAAATCGTCACTTTGTACAGAAGTGATTCCATAAGAATTTAACCGTTTCATTGCCCGCAGCATATAAGCCTTCACAACCTCTTTATCTGGCGGCGGTACCTTTGTGCTGACCAGATTGATTGCATACTCACGAAGAATACCAGTAGGCTCTCCCGCCTCATCTCTATCAATGGAACCTCTTTCCGGGTTCTTGGTTCCTTTTCTGATACCAGCTGCTAAAAGGGCCGCGGTATTGGCACACGCGATGTGTCCGCAGGAGCGGTAAATGAGTATGGGCCGGTCCTTGGACACCAGATCCAGATCCTGGCGGGTGGGCAGCCGTTTATCACCAATAAATTGCTCCTGGTTCCAGCCTCTTAAAACGATCCATTCTCCTGAACTTTTCTCAATTTCCTGTTGAACGCCATATAATACCTCAACGATTTCCTCTACGGAGGAGGTATGCCTCGAAAGGTCAGGACAGCTTAATACATAACCGTACAGAAGAAGGTGCAAGTGGGAATCAATAAAACCAGGGACCAGGAAAGCCCCTTTCATATCATGCCATACCGTTTCTGTTTCCTGAGCCCATCTTTTAGCTTTTGAAAGGTCGCCAACAAAAGCCACTCTTCCACCCTCAACTCCCATCGCTTCTGCATCCATGCCCTTTTTTACAAATATGACACCATTATAATAGATATCCATCATCTCTATCCTCACCAAAATTATAGGAAAAATCTTGTTTGTCAGACGCCAGCTCTTCTGGCTATTTCTGTTAGTAACAATTTTATTCCAGTCAATACCACCGGCTTAGCCGGTGGCTTGCTCACCCCCTATAAGGGGTTTGTTTCCTGCTTACGCCCGGAAGGCGCTCCGAAAGTCTGCCTACTGCACCACATTCTCAGCTGCCCTTAAAAGGGCTTAATCGGAGCTGCCTTTTTCCGGCGCAGCCCCAAAAGGGGCTTGCTGTTTTGCTTTGATTTCCAACTGACTCTTAAGAGTCTTATTTCTTGTTTTTCTTCACCGGCTCACCCGTAAACGGGTCTATATACTCTACTAGTGACATCTGATCGTATTCTAAATCTTCTTTTATCTGGTTTTGTATGTATT
It encodes the following:
- a CDS encoding amidohydrolase; translated protein: MMDIYYNGVIFVKKGMDAEAMGVEGGRVAFVGDLSKAKRWAQETETVWHDMKGAFLVPGFIDSHLHLLLYGYVLSCPDLSRHTSSVEEIVEVLYGVQQEIEKSSGEWIVLRGWNQEQFIGDKRLPTRQDLDLVSKDRPILIYRSCGHIACANTAALLAAGIRKGTKNPERGSIDRDEAGEPTGILREYAINLVSTKVPPPDKEVVKAYMLRAMKRLNSYGITSVQSDDFGAFPGLSYKTVIEAYEELEKEGRLTVKVYEQCLLLDQKELDDFLGSGYRTGKGSEFFTIGPLKIIEDGSLGARTASLETPYADDIEHPDNCGISIYSQEELDQRISYGASHGMQVAVHTIGDKAMKMTTKSIIKALKGKKDNPMRHGIVHCQITTPELIKTLKEWNLHAYVQTIFMDHDNHIVESRVGRERAASTYAFKTLLDMGVTVSNGSDAPVEHGDVLAGIQCAVTRTTLDGRKTFLPEQSLTVEEALHTFTAMGAKASFEEEEKGTLLPGMAADFTVLSEDIRKCHSERISNVSVCQTFLNGICVYNTMD